From a single Silene latifolia isolate original U9 population chromosome 6, ASM4854445v1, whole genome shotgun sequence genomic region:
- the LOC141586171 gene encoding serpin-ZX-like has protein sequence MTSIRKTEIIKQAVTTNFSLQVATHVIQQNLSNNKSVVCSPASIDAILSILALGVENSTLDQLLTLLGYSDVSELNTAASKLRAILEVTHDGACEDASKISFVNGLWLNQRFSLKADFQNVLKDVHKADVRAVDFVNQVDQVVDEVNSWAEQETKGLIKQLLSKNNINSDTLLILGNALYFKGNWQKYFKSENTKDDDFNLLNGDKIRVPMMNQWHKYFEYQTSDSCQVLKMPYKIGKYSDVAKEFSMYVFLPHEKNGLPNLVNEIKLDANLFNKFEFSPITHLSIPKFKFECDLSLKEPMKELGLLLPFEETCKDFSGMIDITNPIYVSDISQKCFVETNERGTEVAAVTQMHFIEGSIHYPRRPPINFVADHPFMFVIREDVSGAVLFIGTVLDPR, from the exons ATGACTAGTATACGTAAAACCGAAATTATCAAGCAAGCCGTAACAACAAACTTTTCTTTACAAGTTGCTACACATGTAATTCAACAAAATTTGTCAAATAACAAGAGCGTGGTTTGCTCGCCGGCGTCAATCGACGCAATTCTTAGCATCCTAGCCCTAGGAGTGGAGAATTCGACGCTAGACCAGTTACTTACGCTGCTTGGATATAGCGACGTAAGCGAATTAAACACCGCGGCAAGTAAATTACGTGCCATTCTCGAGGTAACCCATGATGGCGCCTGTGAAGATGCATCAAAAATATCGTTTGTTAATGGGTTGTGGTTGAATCAACGGTTCTCGTTGAAGGCGGACTTTCAGAACGTCTTGAAGGATGTTCATAAGGCGGATGTTAGGGCTGTTGATTTCGTTAACCAG GTTGATCAAGTAGTTGATGAGGTAAACTCATGGGCTGAACAAGAAACAAAAGGGTTGATCAAACAGCTTCTTTCCAAAAACAATATTAATTCTGACACACTTCTAATTTTGGGTAATGCATTATATTTCAAAGGAAATTGGCAAAAATATTTCAAGTCGGAAAATACAAAAGATGACGACTTTAATCTTCTCAATGGCGACAAAATTCGAGTTCCCATGATGAACCAATGGCACAAGTACTTTGAGTATCAAACGTCTGATAGTTGTCAGGTTCTAAAGATGCCATACAAAATAGGGAAATACTCGGATGTGGCGAAAGAATTCTCAATGTATGTCTTTCTCCCGCATGAGAAGAACGGGTTACCAAATCTCGTGAATGAGATCAAACTTGACGCAAATTTGTTCAACAAGTTCGAGTTTTCTCCAATCACTCATCTTTCAATCCCGAAATTCAAATTTGAATGCGACCTTTCCCTTAAAGAACCTATGAAAGAATTGGGTTTGTTATTGCCATTTGAAGAAACCTGTAAGGATTTTTCAGGAATGATTGACATCACTAACCCGATCTATGTAAGTGATATATCTCAGAAGTGTTTTGTTGAAACTAATGAACGTGGGACGGAGGTTGCAGCTGTTACTCAGATGCATTTTATCGAAGGTTCAATTCATTACCCGCGGCGGCCTCCAATAAACTTTGTGGCCGATCACCCGTTTATGTTTGTGATCAGGGAAGATGTTTCGGGTGCTGTTCTTTTTATTGGGACGGTGCTTGATCCCCGATAG
- the LOC141586170 gene encoding uncharacterized protein LOC141586170, which translates to MAAAEARAAWQRVNRYFVQEDAKRAPKLASRQSSNTSSKQVDTGPVNSTDSTDHLAIGFMPFNRTPPYSNLPPDAKWWLQMEPNYVHHRGLNTNHFSDRKINVESSPTFTMESPPKVEAAVVIEDSMHSLKNEDLESFLDVKKHSELTSEELNLGDSKVDQDSLDVKNMTDYYDLMEMELVGGSVFKQSTDFSSSADSSWVGGEKVPWWRVTDGEELASFVAHKSLLHIENCDLPPPQKMKVRRESCKRTSFMGQEEIFMASVECETQSEAMYSPSSGGSQEKHWSSVKELPRDVNVATETLRSCNHDTPDKGIFPEKDPSKAKLLEALCHSQTRAREAERAAQQAYTEKEHILKLFFKQASQLFAYKQWYKLLQLENILAQTGNNSSSPSTVFPDHIPLLPKKPQKSRKNWQKSSRGKRRKRGSQENDIGKFAVVFAVGFTLVGAGLILGWTVGWLLPTF; encoded by the exons ATGGCGGCAGCAGAAGCAAGAGCCGCGTGGCAAAGAGTTAACCGTTATTTTGTTCAAGAAGATGCAAAAAGAGCTCCAAAGTTAGCTTCTCGACAGTCTTCCAATACGTCATCAAAACAGGTTGATACAGGGCCAGTTAATTCTAcagactccactgaccatttagCCATAGGTTTCATGCCGTTCAACAGGACTCCTCCGTATTCTAATCTACCCCCTGATGCAAAGTGGTGGCTTCAAATGGAGCCTAATTATGTGCACCATAGAGGCTTGAACACTAACCACTTTAGTGATAGGAAAATCAATGTAGAATCCTCTCCGACTTTTACTATGGAAAGCCCTCCTAAAGTTGAAGCAGCTGTAGTTATCGAGGATAGTATGCATAGTTTAAAAAATGAGGACCTTGAGTCTTTCCTCGATGTGAAGAAACATTCAGAATTGACATCAGAGGAACTGAATCTTGGTGATAGTAAGGTTGACCAGGATTCCCTTGATGTAAAGAACATGACCGACTATTATGATCTGATGGAAATGGAGTTGGTTGGAGGGTCAGTGTTTAAACAATCTACTGATTTCTCGTCTAGTGCCGATTCTTCTTGGGTTGGTGGAGAGAAGGTGCCTTGGTGGCGTGTGACAGATGGAGAGGAATTGGCTTCGTTTGTGGCGCATAAATCACTTCTCCATATTGAGAATTGTGATCTTCCTCCGCCTCAAAAGATGAAAGTTAGGAGAGAATCATGTAAACGGACTAGTTTTATGGGTCAGGAGGAGATTTTTATGGCATCTGTCGAGTGTGAAACCCAAAGTGAAGCGATGTACAGTCCATCTTCTGGTGGTTCACAGGAAAAACATTGGTCTTCAGTCAAAGAACTTCCACGAGATGTAAATGTGGCCACTGAAACTCTCAG ATCATGCAACCATGATACGCCAGACAAAGGAATTTTTCCTGAGAAAGATCCAAGTAAGGCCAAGCTACTGGAAGCACTATGCCATTCTCAAACTCGAGCCAGGGAAGCAGAGAGGGCTGCACAGCAAGCCTACACCGAGAAAGAACATATTCTGAAGCTCTTTTTTAAACAAGCTTCTCAGCTTTTTGCTTATAAGCAGTGGTACAAATTACTACAATTGGAAAACATCCTTGCTCAAACCGGTAACAACTCCTCGTCCCCTTCAACCGTGTTCCCTGATCATATCCCACTACTTCCCAAGAAACCTCAAAAATCACGTAAAAACTGGCAGAAGTCCTCTAGAGGAAAGAGGCGCAAGAGAGGTTCGCAAGAAAATGATATAGGTAAATTTGCTGTTGTTTTTGCTGTGGGTTTCACTCTCGTTGGTGCGGGATTGATTTTGGGTTGGACAGTCGGTTGGTTGCTGCCCACTTTTTAG